A single genomic interval of Gouania willdenowi chromosome 22, fGouWil2.1, whole genome shotgun sequence harbors:
- the LOC114456008 gene encoding cathepsin L1-like isoform X5 — translation MKLLLVCAAVLVVASCVSFSLEDLEFHAWKLKFERSYRSLVEEAKRKEIWLTNRKLVLVHNILADQGIKSYRLGMTYFADMENKEYQQLISRGCLRSFNTSQPRRVSTVLHKTDLPDTVDWRDNGYVTPVKDQQQCRSCWAFSATGSLEGQNFRATGNLVSLSEQQLVDCSGDYGNIGCDGGLMDQAFDYIEANGGIDTEDSYPYEAEDGKCRYNPANIGATCTGHVDVTQFDEDALKEAVATIGPVSVAIDASHASFQLYTSGVYNEPDCSSTELDHGVLAVGYGTENGQDYWLIKNSWGLGWGDEGYIMMSRNKNNQCGIATAASYPLV, via the exons ATGAAGCTGCTACTGGTTTGTGCAGCTGTGCTGGTCGTGGCCAGCTGTGTCTCATTCTCCCTGGAAGACCTGGAGTTTCATGCATGGAAGCTGAAGTTTG AAAGATCCTACCGCTCTCTTGTGGAAGAAGCCAAACGCAAAGAAATATGGCTGACCAACCGTAAACTGGTTTTGGTGCATAACATCCTGGCAGATCAGGGTATCAAGTCCTACCGCCTCGGCATGACTTACTTTGCAGATATG GAAAATAAGGAGTATCAACAGCTGATATCACGGGGCTGCCTGCGGTCCTTTAACACCTCTCAGCCTCGCCGTGTCTCGACTGTCCTGCATAAGACTGACTTACCAGACACTGTTGACTGGAGAGATAATGGATACGTCACTCCAGTCAAAGACCAGCAGCAGTGTCGCTCCTGCTGGGCTTTTAGTGCA ACTGGTTCTCTGGAGGGGCAGAACTTCAGGGCAACTGGGAACCTGGTGTCTCTGAGTGAGCAGCAGCTGGTTGACTGCTCTGGTGATTACGGCAACATAGGCTGTGATGGAGGTTTGATGGACCAGGCCTTTGACTACATCGAAGCAAATGGAGGGATTGACACAGAGGACTCCTATCCTTATGAAGCAGAG GATGGAAAATGCAGATACAACCCTGCCAACATTGGAGCTACGTGCACAGGCCATGTTGACGTCACACAGTTTGATGAAGACGCACTGAAGGAGGCCGTTGCCACCATCGGACCAGTTTCTGTGGCCATTGATGCCAGTCATGCTTCCTTCCAGCTTTATACATCAG GTGTGTACAATGAGCCAGACTGCAGCAGCACAGAACTGGATCATGGTGTGCTGGCTGTAGGTTACGGGACAGAAAATGGACAGGACTACTGGCTGATTAAAAACAG CTGGGGCCTGGGATGGGGAGACGAGGGATACATCATGATGTCCAGGAACAAGAACAACCAGTGTGGGATTGCTACGGCAGCCAGTTACCCACTggtctga
- the LOC114456009 gene encoding cathepsin L1-like — protein sequence MKLLLVCAAVLVVASCVSISLEDLEFHAWKLKFERSYRSPLEEAKRKEIWLTNRKLVLVHNILADQGIKSYRLGMTYFADMENKEYQQLISRGCLRSFNTSQPRRVSTVLHKTDVPDTVDWRDKGYVTPVKNQQQCGSCWAFSATGSLEGQNFRKTGKLVSLSKQQLVDCSGDFGNYGCRGGLMNQAFEYVKANGGIDTENSYPYEAQDGRCRYNPNTVGATCTGYVDVKRSDESALKAAVGTVGPISVAIDASHSSFQLYESGVYNEPKCSSNFLNHGVLAVGYGSYNGADYWLVKNSYGTGWGDAGYIKMSRNKNNQCGIASAASYPLV from the exons ATGAAGCTGCTACTGGTTTGTGCAGCTGTTCTGGTCGTGGCCAGCTGTGTCTCAATCTCCCTGGAAGACCTGGAGTTTCATGCATGGAAGCTGAAGTTTG AAAGATCCTACCGCTCTCCTTTGGAAGAAGCCAAACGCAAAGAAATATGGCTGACCAACCGTAAACTGGTTTTGGTGCATAACATCCTGGCAGATCAGGGTATCAAGTCCTACCGCCTCGGCATGACTTACTTTGCAGATATG GAAAATAAAGAATATCAACAGCTGATATCACGGGGCTGCCTGCGCTCCTTTAACACCTCTCAGCCTCGCCGTGTCTCGACTGTCCTGCATAAGACTGACGTACCCGACACTGTCGACTGGAGGGATAAGGGATACGTCACTCCAGTCAAAAACCAGCAGCAGTGTGGCTCCTGCTGGGCTTTTAGTGCA ACTGGTTCTCTGGAGGGGCAGAACTTCAGGAAAACTGGGAAACTGGTTTCTCTGAGTAAGCAGCAGCTGGTTGACTGCTCTGGTGATTTTGGAAATTATGGATGCAGAGGAGGGCTAATGAACCAGGCCTTTGAGTACGTTAAAGCGAATGGAGGGATTGACACAGAGAACTCCTATCCTTATGAAGCACAG GATGGAAGATGCAGGTACAACCCTAATACTGTTGGTGCCACATGCACAGGTTATGTTGATGTTAAACGGTCTGATGAGTCGGCCCTGAAAGCAGCTGTTGGCACTGTTGGACCAATATCTGTGGCCATCGATGCCTCTCACAGCTCCTTCCAGCTTTACGAGTCAG GTGTGTACAATGAGCCCAAATGCAGCAGCAACTTCCTCAACCACGGTGTACTGGCTGTAGGTTATGGGTCGTACAATGGAGCAGATTATTGGCTGGTTAAAAACAG CTATGGCACGGGATGGGGCGACGCAGGATACATCAAGATGAGCAGGAACAAGAACAACCAGTGTGGGATTGCAAGTGCAGCCAGTTACCCACTGGTCTGA